In one window of Pseudodesulfovibrio sediminis DNA:
- a CDS encoding PocR ligand-binding domain-containing protein encodes MDSKELENRISELRRELSLAEAELESLTGSSAPHKGISFSDLFEVDEIQAIQDAFAKATGVASIITQPDGTPITKPSNFSFLCENIIRKTEKGFSNCMRSDAFLGQFNSRGPTIQPCLSSGLWDGGASISVDGQHIASWLIGQIRNDYLDEERMISYAREIGADETEFLRALKQVTVMPLEQFKQIGQALFLLANLMSWTAYQNLQLESHIQELRTSHEEVSTLRNLLSNIIDSMPSILVGVDTEGRVTHWNMRAADITGFTQEEAQGRLLVDVLPNMADEMNRVTEAITERRPLVQEKVAEDVEGVLRYKDVSVYPLIANGVQGAVLRVDDVTERVRIEEMMIQSEKMLSVGGLAAGMAHEINNPLAAILGSAHLLRKRLLEETKLNKRVAADCGITFDAVAEYADKRDVRAMIESIITSGERAGNVVTNMLGFSRMSDGCCRDENVAEILDNAVELVKSGHDLKQSYNFKDIEFIRDYDDPPPLVNCEASKLQQVFFNVLNNGAQAMTLAHKETERVPGFVLRCKAVDGRVRIEIEDNGPGMEEPVRHRVFEPFFTTKNADVGTGLGMSVSYYIVTEGLGGTMAVESQPGLGATFIIELPQA; translated from the coding sequence TTGGATAGTAAAGAACTTGAAAACCGCATTTCTGAGTTGCGGCGTGAACTGAGTCTTGCTGAGGCGGAGCTGGAATCGTTGACCGGTTCCTCTGCTCCTCATAAGGGAATCTCGTTTTCCGATCTCTTTGAGGTGGACGAGATTCAGGCCATTCAGGACGCTTTTGCCAAGGCAACAGGCGTTGCCTCCATCATCACCCAGCCCGATGGCACTCCCATTACCAAGCCGAGCAACTTCTCGTTTCTCTGTGAAAATATTATTCGTAAAACAGAGAAGGGATTCTCCAACTGCATGCGATCCGACGCCTTCCTCGGCCAGTTCAACTCGCGGGGACCGACCATTCAGCCCTGTCTGAGCAGTGGCTTGTGGGATGGTGGAGCCAGCATTTCCGTCGACGGTCAGCATATCGCCAGTTGGCTCATAGGCCAGATTCGCAATGACTATCTCGATGAGGAGCGGATGATCAGCTATGCCCGGGAAATTGGTGCGGATGAGACCGAATTTCTCCGGGCCTTGAAGCAGGTCACGGTCATGCCGCTGGAGCAGTTCAAGCAGATCGGCCAGGCCTTGTTTCTGCTGGCCAATCTCATGTCATGGACCGCCTACCAGAACCTGCAGCTTGAGAGTCATATTCAGGAACTCAGGACCTCCCACGAAGAAGTCTCTACCTTGCGGAATCTATTGAGTAACATTATTGACTCCATGCCTTCCATCCTCGTGGGTGTGGATACGGAGGGGCGGGTAACGCATTGGAACATGCGCGCTGCCGATATCACGGGCTTTACGCAGGAAGAGGCTCAGGGGCGCCTGCTTGTGGACGTGCTGCCTAACATGGCCGATGAAATGAACCGGGTGACTGAGGCCATCACGGAGCGCAGGCCGCTGGTGCAGGAGAAGGTCGCCGAAGACGTGGAAGGGGTCCTTCGCTACAAGGACGTGTCGGTGTATCCCCTGATCGCAAACGGCGTGCAGGGAGCCGTGCTCCGTGTGGATGACGTGACCGAGCGCGTGCGAATCGAGGAGATGATGATCCAGTCCGAGAAGATGCTCTCGGTGGGCGGACTGGCAGCGGGTATGGCCCATGAAATCAACAACCCCCTGGCAGCCATTCTGGGGAGCGCACACCTTTTGAGAAAGCGTCTTCTGGAGGAGACAAAGCTGAATAAACGGGTGGCGGCCGATTGCGGGATCACTTTTGACGCGGTCGCGGAGTATGCGGATAAGCGGGATGTCCGGGCCATGATTGAATCCATCATCACGTCGGGCGAACGGGCTGGCAATGTGGTCACCAACATGCTTGGATTCAGTCGTATGTCTGACGGGTGTTGTCGTGACGAGAATGTCGCGGAGATCCTGGATAATGCCGTGGAACTGGTCAAGAGCGGGCATGACCTCAAGCAGAGTTACAATTTCAAGGATATCGAGTTCATCCGGGATTACGACGACCCGCCGCCGCTGGTCAATTGTGAAGCGAGCAAGTTGCAGCAGGTGTTTTTCAATGTCCTGAACAACGGCGCCCAGGCCATGACGCTGGCCCACAAGGAAACGGAACGGGTACCCGGCTTCGTGCTGCGGTGCAAGGCCGTGGACGGTCGGGTCAGAATCGAAATCGAAGACAACGGTCCCGGAATGGAAGAACCTGTGCGTCATCGGGTGTTCGAGCCGTTCTTTACGACCAAGAATGCGGATGTCGGCACCGGGCTGGGCATGTCCGTATCCTATTATATCGTCACCGAAGGGCTGGGCGGAACCATGGCCGTGGAGTCACAGCCGGGATTGGGCGCCACCTTCATTATCGAGCTGCCCCAGGCATAA
- a CDS encoding GNAT family N-acetyltransferase, producing MDTVALHTYRPDSVPEGRSFLLENVVHHHAAYYGEHWGFDARFKAQVLREFTEFLETLSPDRDGCWWVRSGDGFGGVVAVDGSRSGVGQARVRWFIVPESCQGKGVGGRLFERAMVFCRERGFSQVYLWTFAGLGAARSLYERNGFVLTEEAVGDGWGPEITEQKFVLELTRTP from the coding sequence ATGGATACAGTTGCTCTCCATACCTACAGGCCGGACAGCGTCCCGGAGGGTCGCTCCTTTCTCCTTGAAAATGTGGTTCACCATCATGCCGCATATTATGGCGAGCACTGGGGGTTCGATGCGCGTTTTAAGGCGCAGGTACTTCGCGAATTCACCGAGTTTCTGGAGACCTTATCCCCGGACCGGGATGGCTGCTGGTGGGTGCGTTCCGGCGACGGGTTTGGCGGTGTCGTGGCCGTGGATGGCAGCCGTTCAGGCGTGGGACAGGCGCGTGTGCGCTGGTTCATCGTGCCCGAATCCTGTCAGGGCAAAGGCGTTGGCGGCAGGCTTTTTGAGCGCGCCATGGTCTTTTGTCGGGAGCGTGGATTTTCTCAGGTGTATCTGTGGACGTTTGCCGGTCTGGGAGCCGCGCGTAGTCTGTATGAACGCAATGGTTTTGTTCTGACGGAAGAAGCCGTGGGTGATGGCTGGGGCCCGGAAATCACCGAACAGAAGTTCGTGTTGGAGCTTACGCGCACGCCCTGA
- the recQ gene encoding DNA helicase RecQ → MSDTVPSPREILASVFGFSDFIGLQEPIIDNVMRGGDSLVLMPTGGGKSLCYQIPAMLRNGVGICVSPLIALMHDQVQGLTQMGIRAACLNSSMDPNTAYDIERMVENGQLDLLYVAPERLCKPGFLDFLSRCNPSLFAIDEAHCVSQWGHDFRPEYMQLSVIKERFPHVPRLALTATADEPTQADIIRNLQLEQAQVFATGFDRPNIRYMVSPKKNATAMLKRFIKENHPNDAGIVYRLSRKKVDATAEFLQKNGFNALPYHAGMTPGDRARNQDRFMREEGVIIVATVAFGMGVDKPNVRFVCHLEPPKSLEAYHQETGRGGRDGLPATAWMCFGMQDIAVLRSMIESGEADETRKRVEHSKLASLFAFLETAGCRRQALLGYFGEHIEPCGNCDNCLSPVDTWDGTVAAQKALSNIFRTEQRFGVNYLTQVLVGKENDRIKQFGHHRVSTFGIGQEMTQEQWKSVYRQLLASGLVSVDLDRFNALALNERSWPVLKGEQEVRFRTDPVLPRASKKKKRAPALAVDVLTNWEAEALFDALRDLRLRVSEEQGAPPYAIFADKTLLDFVRYRPRDLDELGCMSGVGLNKLNHYGETFLACLTAHEAEHGRPASTPEIPEEVREQHEKKKTKKVEFTSTAQTSLDLFVELGSVEKVAEKRGLKPPSVWKHLGEAAKRGKIDYRNVVDLPDEELETILNSIKAFQAKGVVSMTPVFEALDKQYSYDLIRFLRACA, encoded by the coding sequence ATGTCAGACACCGTACCCTCCCCACGCGAAATACTCGCTTCCGTCTTTGGTTTTTCCGACTTCATCGGATTGCAGGAGCCGATCATCGACAATGTCATGCGTGGCGGCGATTCGTTGGTCCTCATGCCCACGGGCGGCGGCAAATCGCTGTGCTATCAGATCCCGGCCATGCTCCGAAACGGCGTGGGTATCTGTGTCTCGCCCCTCATCGCGCTCATGCACGATCAGGTGCAGGGGCTGACCCAGATGGGCATTCGTGCGGCCTGCCTCAACTCGTCCATGGACCCGAACACGGCCTACGACATTGAACGCATGGTGGAGAACGGCCAGCTCGACCTGCTCTATGTGGCCCCGGAGCGATTGTGCAAACCCGGCTTTCTCGACTTTTTGAGCCGGTGCAATCCAAGCCTGTTCGCCATTGACGAAGCACACTGCGTATCCCAGTGGGGCCATGACTTCCGGCCCGAGTACATGCAGCTCTCGGTCATCAAGGAACGGTTCCCCCATGTACCGCGCCTAGCCCTGACCGCCACCGCAGACGAGCCGACCCAGGCGGATATCATCCGCAACCTCCAGCTCGAACAGGCCCAGGTATTTGCCACCGGATTCGACCGCCCAAACATCCGGTACATGGTCTCGCCCAAAAAGAATGCCACGGCCATGCTCAAACGATTCATCAAGGAAAACCATCCCAATGACGCGGGCATCGTCTACCGTCTCAGCCGCAAGAAAGTGGATGCGACCGCAGAATTTCTCCAAAAAAACGGCTTCAATGCCCTGCCGTACCACGCGGGAATGACGCCCGGTGATCGCGCCCGGAATCAGGACCGATTCATGCGCGAGGAAGGGGTGATCATCGTGGCCACAGTCGCCTTCGGCATGGGTGTGGACAAGCCCAACGTCCGCTTTGTCTGCCACCTTGAGCCGCCCAAATCACTGGAGGCGTATCATCAGGAAACCGGCCGCGGCGGCCGCGACGGACTGCCTGCCACGGCCTGGATGTGCTTTGGCATGCAGGACATCGCGGTGCTGCGCTCCATGATCGAATCCGGCGAAGCCGATGAGACCCGCAAGCGGGTGGAACACTCCAAGCTCGCCTCGCTGTTCGCCTTTCTGGAAACCGCCGGGTGCCGCAGGCAGGCCCTGCTCGGCTATTTCGGCGAACACATCGAGCCGTGCGGCAACTGTGACAACTGCCTCAGCCCCGTGGACACATGGGACGGCACCGTGGCCGCACAAAAGGCGCTCTCCAATATTTTTCGTACAGAGCAACGGTTTGGCGTGAACTACCTCACGCAGGTGCTTGTGGGAAAGGAAAACGACCGCATCAAACAGTTCGGCCACCACCGCGTGTCCACCTTCGGCATCGGCCAGGAAATGACGCAGGAACAATGGAAATCGGTCTACCGTCAACTGCTGGCCAGCGGGCTGGTCTCCGTGGACCTCGACCGGTTCAACGCCCTGGCCCTGAACGAACGCTCGTGGCCCGTGCTCAAGGGCGAACAGGAAGTGCGCTTTCGCACGGACCCGGTCCTGCCCCGCGCCTCCAAAAAGAAAAAACGCGCGCCCGCACTGGCCGTGGACGTGCTCACGAACTGGGAAGCCGAGGCCCTGTTCGACGCCCTGCGCGATCTGCGCCTGCGCGTATCCGAAGAGCAGGGCGCACCGCCGTACGCCATTTTTGCAGACAAGACCCTGCTCGATTTCGTGCGCTACCGCCCACGCGATCTCGACGAACTCGGCTGTATGTCCGGGGTGGGGCTCAACAAGCTCAACCACTACGGCGAAACGTTTCTGGCATGCCTGACAGCGCATGAAGCAGAACATGGACGCCCGGCGTCAACTCCGGAAATACCGGAAGAAGTACGGGAACAGCACGAAAAGAAAAAAACCAAGAAAGTGGAATTTACCTCCACGGCACAGACTTCACTGGACCTCTTTGTCGAGTTGGGCAGCGTGGAAAAGGTGGCGGAAAAACGCGGTCTCAAGCCGCCTTCCGTCTGGAAACATCTGGGTGAAGCCGCAAAGAGGGGCAAGATCGACTACCGAAACGTGGTGGACCTGCCCGACGAGGAGCTGGAAACGATCCTTAACTCGATCAAGGCCTTCCAGGCCAAAGGCGTCGTGTCCATGACCCCGGTCTTCGAGGCGCTGGACAAGCAGTATTCCTACGACCTGATCCGGTTTCTCAGGGCGTGCGCGTAA
- a CDS encoding DUF1566 domain-containing protein: MKKTLLLIIGFVVATGLAVAGVNLKYPIVDTGQNGCFDSRSQRDCPEPGKPFNGQDSQYKGNQPHYKDNGDGTITDLVTGLMWVKERGNPVGWQQGMNGASECRVGGYDDWRAPTIKELYSLIDFNGWVQGDESSSTAYIDTRFFDFKWGDTNKGQRLIDCQDWSATVYTGTTMGDFKTAFGVNFADGRIKGYPVYGQGGRSNRYMRYVRGNPDYGKNDFALGAEDTVVDKATSLIWQQADDGTTRNWEEALAYCEELTLGGRSDWRLPSAKELQSIVDYTRSPTATDSAAIDPIFDVTDIESYYWTSTTHLDGPRPRHAAYVAFGRAMGYFASPRSGGAREFMDVHGAGAQRSDPKAGNSARYPQGHGPQGDDIRIDNSVRCVTGGGVAYYEPSNDPIPSWNRGNQEQRPGRAGHGGGPGMQSGGPGMGGGTPGMSMGQRQGPPQEAYAACNEKEQGDECMVETPHGTVKGICRDTSDGTVCVPKDGRRGGKPM, encoded by the coding sequence ATGAAGAAAACGCTTCTGTTGATTATTGGATTTGTTGTGGCGACAGGGCTTGCCGTGGCCGGGGTCAATTTGAAATACCCCATTGTCGATACGGGACAAAATGGTTGTTTCGATTCGCGGTCACAGAGAGACTGCCCGGAGCCGGGCAAGCCATTCAACGGCCAGGACTCCCAGTACAAGGGGAATCAGCCGCATTACAAGGACAACGGTGACGGTACGATCACCGATCTGGTCACCGGCCTCATGTGGGTCAAGGAGCGCGGTAATCCTGTTGGCTGGCAGCAGGGCATGAACGGCGCAAGTGAATGCCGCGTGGGTGGCTATGACGACTGGCGCGCGCCCACCATCAAGGAGCTCTATTCTCTCATTGATTTCAATGGCTGGGTACAGGGTGACGAGAGCAGCTCCACGGCCTATATCGATACGAGATTCTTTGATTTCAAATGGGGCGACACCAACAAGGGGCAGCGTCTCATTGATTGTCAGGATTGGTCTGCCACGGTGTATACCGGCACGACCATGGGCGATTTCAAGACCGCGTTCGGTGTGAATTTCGCGGATGGACGGATCAAGGGATACCCTGTGTATGGACAGGGCGGGCGTTCCAATCGCTATATGCGGTATGTGCGCGGCAACCCGGACTACGGCAAAAATGATTTTGCGCTTGGGGCCGAAGACACGGTGGTCGACAAGGCCACGAGCCTGATCTGGCAGCAGGCGGACGACGGCACCACCCGCAACTGGGAAGAGGCGCTTGCATACTGCGAGGAGTTGACTTTGGGCGGCCGGTCCGACTGGCGTCTGCCCAGTGCCAAGGAACTGCAATCCATCGTGGATTACACGCGCAGCCCGACGGCCACCGATTCGGCGGCCATTGATCCCATTTTCGATGTGACGGATATCGAATCCTATTACTGGACCTCCACCACACATCTGGATGGTCCCAGACCAAGGCATGCCGCGTATGTGGCCTTTGGCCGGGCCATGGGATATTTCGCTTCTCCCCGGAGCGGCGGAGCCAGGGAGTTCATGGACGTGCACGGAGCCGGCGCCCAGCGGAGCGATCCCAAGGCGGGCAATTCGGCCCGGTATCCGCAGGGGCATGGCCCGCAGGGTGACGACATTCGCATCGACAACTCTGTGCGCTGCGTGACCGGCGGCGGAGTGGCGTACTACGAACCGTCCAATGACCCGATTCCCTCGTGGAATAGAGGGAATCAGGAACAGCGTCCCGGCCGAGCCGGACATGGCGGCGGACCGGGTATGCAGAGCGGTGGCCCTGGCATGGGTGGAGGAACACCTGGCATGAGCATGGGCCAACGTCAGGGACCGCCTCAGGAAGCGTATGCTGCGTGTAATGAAAAGGAACAGGGTGACGAGTGCATGGTGGAAACGCCCCATGGCACTGTGAAAGGTATTTGTCGTGACACCTCTGATGGCACTGTCTGCGTGCCGAAAGACGGTCGTCGTGGTGGAAAACCCATGTAA
- a CDS encoding TAXI family TRAP transporter solute-binding subunit produces MLKTLLKIFKSHQTMTLFIYGTALALLALSLWVAFQYVDPLPPTKVTIATGGPGGSYYDFAQQYADYFKKQGYELEVLETGGSTDNLALLSDPESTVQAALIQGGIAAPEDHPNLESLGSLYYEPIWLFQSARLDTATLPDLRGKTIAVGSEGSGTQHLVSALLAENDVTPDTATLKKIGAGEAIPQLLDRKIDALFTIGGVGSSSVGTLIRNEDVNLYSFTRAEAYTRTHHYMRKLVLPQGGIDLVENLPDHDITLLAPTANLVVKDDLHPSLKYLFLLAANEVHGKGDLFAAPGTFPNGDALLFPLSSEGENFYKSGPPFLMRYLPFQLAITIERLKILLIPLLTLLFPLFKITPPAYRWQIRRRIFKWYKHLKQLDTEAYEMTCKEDAQRMLDQLEEMDRMVLETSVPLSYTDYIYSLRLHIRMIQRRLERIMGETKEDTIT; encoded by the coding sequence ATGCTGAAAACACTCCTCAAGATATTCAAGTCGCATCAGACCATGACCCTGTTCATATACGGCACCGCGCTGGCACTGCTCGCCCTCTCGCTCTGGGTCGCATTTCAATATGTCGACCCGCTGCCTCCCACCAAGGTGACCATCGCCACCGGCGGACCGGGCGGCTCCTATTACGATTTTGCCCAGCAATACGCCGACTATTTCAAGAAGCAGGGATATGAGCTGGAAGTCCTGGAGACAGGCGGCTCCACCGACAATCTGGCACTGCTGTCCGACCCTGAAAGCACTGTCCAGGCCGCTCTTATTCAAGGAGGCATCGCCGCCCCCGAAGACCATCCCAACCTGGAAAGCCTGGGCAGCCTCTATTACGAGCCAATCTGGCTCTTCCAGTCTGCCAGGCTGGACACAGCGACCCTCCCCGACCTCCGGGGCAAAACCATCGCCGTGGGTTCCGAAGGCAGCGGCACGCAACATCTGGTCTCCGCCCTGCTGGCCGAAAACGACGTCACCCCGGACACCGCCACGCTCAAGAAAATTGGGGCTGGAGAAGCCATCCCTCAACTTCTGGACAGGAAGATCGACGCCCTGTTCACCATAGGCGGGGTCGGCTCCTCTTCGGTCGGCACGCTGATCCGCAATGAAGACGTGAACCTGTACTCCTTCACTCGCGCCGAAGCCTACACCCGCACCCATCACTACATGCGCAAGCTGGTCCTGCCGCAGGGCGGCATTGATCTGGTCGAGAATCTGCCGGACCACGATATCACCCTGCTCGCGCCCACGGCCAACCTCGTGGTCAAGGACGACCTCCACCCGTCCCTGAAATACCTCTTCCTGCTGGCCGCCAACGAGGTCCACGGCAAGGGCGACCTGTTCGCCGCGCCCGGCACCTTTCCCAACGGGGACGCCCTGCTCTTCCCGCTGAGCAGCGAGGGCGAAAATTTCTACAAATCCGGCCCGCCGTTCCTCATGCGCTATCTGCCCTTTCAGCTCGCCATCACCATCGAACGGCTCAAGATTCTGCTCATCCCGCTGCTGACCCTGCTCTTCCCGCTGTTCAAGATCACGCCGCCCGCCTACCGCTGGCAGATCAGACGTCGCATCTTCAAGTGGTACAAGCACCTCAAGCAGCTCGATACCGAAGCCTATGAAATGACCTGCAAGGAAGACGCGCAAAGAATGCTGGATCAGTTGGAGGAGATGGACCGAATGGTGCTGGAGACCTCGGTGCCGCTCTCGTACACCGACTACATCTACTCCCTGCGCCTGCACATCCGCATGATTCAACGCCGTCTGGAAAGAATCATGGGAGAAACGAAAGAGGACACCATCACCTAA
- a CDS encoding LytR/AlgR family response regulator transcription factor: MPKLKTLLVHTDPEVRAALREILAEVHFIQVLGEAATAFEALEMLEAIPYGVFFVGTELTGDASGIEMAQMLAGRKNKPALVFISDSENQAYAAFELGATDYLLWPPAPGRMARTMDRLQTFKSKFREVPPPAAYPDDQDADPGHDELTVKLPLPEDEQDSFLAALKSAWDQTANRRPEIEKLAVTQDGRTILIPYDQIIFVEAFEDYSYVHTANQKFLSSYRLKNLEDRLEPHRFFRVHRKYLVNLDMVTEIASMPGSNFMLRTAGRTRIELPISRRRIAELKKIIGL, translated from the coding sequence ATGCCCAAGCTGAAAACATTGCTCGTCCATACTGACCCGGAAGTGAGAGCCGCTCTCCGGGAAATCCTCGCCGAAGTCCACTTCATCCAGGTGCTGGGTGAAGCCGCGACCGCGTTTGAGGCTCTGGAGATGCTCGAAGCGATCCCTTATGGCGTTTTTTTCGTGGGCACCGAGCTGACAGGGGACGCCAGCGGGATCGAGATGGCGCAGATGCTGGCCGGTCGCAAGAACAAGCCCGCCCTGGTGTTTATCTCCGACTCGGAGAATCAGGCGTACGCCGCCTTTGAACTCGGTGCCACGGATTATCTGTTGTGGCCTCCGGCGCCCGGACGTATGGCCCGGACCATGGACCGGCTCCAGACGTTCAAGTCCAAGTTTCGCGAAGTGCCGCCGCCCGCTGCCTACCCGGACGATCAGGACGCCGATCCCGGTCACGATGAGCTGACCGTGAAGCTGCCCCTGCCTGAAGACGAGCAGGATTCCTTTCTGGCCGCATTGAAGTCCGCATGGGACCAGACCGCCAATCGGCGGCCGGAAATCGAAAAGCTTGCCGTGACCCAGGACGGACGCACCATCCTCATTCCCTACGATCAGATTATTTTCGTGGAGGCGTTCGAGGATTATTCGTATGTGCACACGGCCAATCAGAAATTTCTCTCTTCCTACAGACTCAAGAATCTGGAAGACAGACTGGAACCGCATCGCTTCTTCCGGGTCCACCGGAAGTACCTCGTGAACCTTGACATGGTCACGGAGATTGCTTCAATGCCCGGCTCCAACTTCATGTTGCGAACAGCCGGACGAACCCGCATCGAGCTGCCCATTTCACGGCGGCGTATTGCGGAGCTGAAAAAGATCATAGGTTTGTAA
- the acs gene encoding acetate--CoA ligase, whose translation MDQKGTVDNLLQEERVFRPLPQLVIEANVNPQELEGAHKFARMDPTGYWEEAADELDWFKKWDQVLDDRDAPFYRWFPGSRCNIVYNALDRHIETANKNKLALIWEGEPGDQRKYTYFELYREVNRFANALRSLGIKKGDRVVIYMPPLPETVISMLATAKIGAIHSVVFAGFSAKALRQRINDAQAKLLITADGFYRNGQIIKLKETADEALVGACADCVDSMVVVRRCNIGVDMVDGRDFQYEDLVRQERNEAPTEVMDADDPLFLMYTSGTTGKPKGVVHSHAGYMVGVHRTLTTVFDIKPTDIFWCTADPGWVTGHSAGVYGPLMAGTTSVMYEGHPNYPQADRLWSIVAKYGVTIFYTAPTMIRMLMRFGAQYPKQHDLSSLRLLGSVGESISPEAWTWLYKNIGRSECPVIDTWWQTETGMFMIAPMPISLLKPGSVTKPLPGIEADVVDRDGNPVPPGKGGLLVITKPWPSMMTGMWNDDETYKEYWERIPGVYLAGDVARKDEDGYIWIQGRADDVINIAGHRIGSAELEAAFGMHPAVSECAVIGVPDKIKGEAAKAFVQLNIDFEPDDDLIKDLKRTIRNELGPVAVIKSIEFRESLPKTRSGKIMRRVLKAEDCGYEIGDLTGLEED comes from the coding sequence ATGGATCAGAAAGGAACCGTAGACAATCTACTGCAGGAAGAACGGGTATTCCGTCCGCTTCCGCAGTTGGTCATCGAAGCCAACGTCAATCCCCAGGAGCTGGAGGGGGCGCACAAGTTTGCGCGCATGGACCCCACCGGATACTGGGAGGAAGCCGCTGACGAACTTGACTGGTTCAAGAAGTGGGATCAGGTGCTCGATGACAGGGACGCGCCTTTTTATCGCTGGTTCCCCGGTTCCCGCTGCAACATCGTCTACAACGCCCTTGATCGGCACATTGAAACCGCCAACAAGAACAAGCTCGCGCTCATCTGGGAAGGTGAACCCGGCGATCAGCGCAAATATACCTATTTCGAACTCTACCGCGAGGTGAACCGGTTCGCCAATGCCCTGCGCAGTCTCGGCATCAAGAAAGGCGACCGCGTGGTCATCTACATGCCGCCCCTGCCCGAGACCGTGATTTCCATGCTGGCCACCGCCAAGATCGGGGCCATCCACTCCGTGGTCTTTGCCGGGTTCTCGGCCAAGGCGCTTCGGCAGCGCATCAATGATGCCCAGGCCAAGCTGCTGATCACCGCGGATGGGTTCTACCGCAACGGGCAGATCATCAAGCTCAAGGAGACGGCTGACGAAGCCCTGGTCGGCGCGTGTGCCGACTGCGTGGACTCCATGGTCGTGGTCCGTCGGTGCAATATAGGCGTGGACATGGTGGATGGGCGTGATTTTCAATACGAGGACCTCGTTCGTCAGGAGCGCAACGAAGCGCCCACCGAGGTCATGGACGCGGATGATCCGCTGTTCCTGATGTACACCTCCGGCACCACGGGCAAGCCCAAGGGCGTGGTCCATTCCCATGCCGGATACATGGTCGGCGTGCATCGGACCCTGACCACGGTGTTCGACATCAAACCCACGGATATCTTTTGGTGCACCGCTGATCCGGGCTGGGTCACCGGTCATTCCGCCGGAGTCTATGGCCCGCTCATGGCCGGCACCACTTCGGTCATGTACGAAGGCCACCCCAACTATCCGCAGGCCGACCGCCTCTGGTCCATCGTGGCCAAATACGGCGTGACCATTTTCTACACCGCGCCCACCATGATCCGTATGCTCATGCGCTTCGGCGCCCAGTATCCCAAGCAGCACGATCTCTCCAGCCTGCGTCTGCTCGGCTCCGTGGGTGAGTCCATTTCACCCGAGGCCTGGACTTGGCTGTACAAGAACATCGGCCGCAGCGAGTGCCCTGTCATCGACACCTGGTGGCAGACCGAGACCGGCATGTTCATGATCGCGCCCATGCCCATCTCCCTGCTCAAACCGGGGAGCGTGACAAAACCGCTGCCCGGCATCGAGGCGGATGTGGTGGACAGGGACGGCAATCCCGTGCCTCCTGGCAAGGGCGGGCTGCTGGTCATTACCAAGCCCTGGCCATCCATGATGACCGGCATGTGGAATGACGACGAGACCTACAAGGAATACTGGGAGCGCATCCCCGGCGTGTATCTGGCCGGAGACGTGGCCCGCAAGGATGAAGACGGCTACATCTGGATTCAGGGCCGGGCCGACGATGTCATCAACATTGCCGGACACCGTATCGGATCTGCCGAGCTGGAAGCCGCGTTCGGCATGCATCCGGCGGTTTCCGAGTGCGCGGTCATCGGCGTACCGGACAAGATCAAGGGTGAAGCCGCCAAGGCGTTTGTCCAACTCAACATCGACTTTGAGCCGGATGACGATCTCATCAAGGACCTCAAGAGGACCATACGCAATGAGTTGGGGCCGGTCGCGGTGATCAAATCCATTGAATTTCGCGAGAGCCTGCCCAAGACCCGTTCGGGCAAGATCATGCGCCGCGTGCTCAAGGCTGAAGATTGTGGCTACGAGATCGGTGATCTCACCGGGCTCGAAGAAGACTAA
- a CDS encoding metallophosphoesterase family protein produces MTRFAILSDPHANFEALNEVFKDIETFGVDRIYCLGDVVGYGPEPQKCVDLVREKGAKVVMGNHEQGLINIHYLRRFNQPAMDALRMTRELVTEETYQWLVTRPKAIAEDACRFVHGSPPDSVNEYIWKHAEDMTPVFRRYTEEFCFVGHTHELVRYSYRGGVSEKLPLPQGETLLVPDMRHLLNMGSVGQPRDGDSHAKYGVFDLEARTMHIRFVKYDIQKTVDLLKQHGFHSAFGDRLW; encoded by the coding sequence ATGACCCGTTTCGCCATTCTTTCCGACCCCCACGCCAATTTTGAGGCCCTGAACGAAGTCTTCAAGGATATCGAGACCTTTGGCGTAGACAGAATCTATTGTCTGGGCGACGTGGTGGGCTACGGTCCCGAACCCCAGAAGTGTGTGGATCTGGTGCGCGAGAAAGGGGCCAAGGTGGTCATGGGCAACCATGAGCAGGGGCTTATCAACATCCACTATCTTCGGCGTTTCAATCAGCCGGCCATGGATGCCCTGCGTATGACGCGGGAACTGGTCACCGAGGAAACCTACCAGTGGCTGGTTACACGGCCCAAGGCCATTGCCGAGGACGCCTGCCGTTTTGTCCACGGTTCTCCACCTGATTCAGTGAATGAGTATATCTGGAAGCACGCCGAGGACATGACTCCCGTGTTTCGGCGGTATACCGAGGAATTCTGTTTTGTGGGCCACACCCATGAGCTGGTCCGGTACAGCTACCGGGGGGGCGTATCGGAAAAGCTGCCGCTGCCTCAGGGAGAGACCCTGCTCGTGCCTGACATGCGCCACCTGTTGAACATGGGGTCCGTGGGGCAGCCGCGTGACGGTGACAGCCATGCGAAGTACGGCGTGTTCGACCTGGAGGCACGGACCATGCATATCCGTTTCGTCAAATATGACATTCAGAAAACCGTGGATCTTCTCAAACAACACGGGTTCCACAGCGCTTTTGGAGACCGTCTTTGGTAG